TCGAGGAAAGTTCATAGAAATTTACACCCCCAAGAGGCGCCACCAAACTACCAAAGTAAGCGGCGGCAGTACCAACGTTGAGTGTAGATAAGGTCTGATAAGCGCTGGTATCGTTAGCTACACCAGACATCGCCGCACGCAGTTTGACAAAGTCATTTCCTTTTTCATAGAAAATGCCACTGAGGGATACTGAAGGGTAGTAGTATACGTTATCAGACGCCGGAAGGGTAGACGTGATGTCGCGTCGCACAGATGCGGTGAGGAAGTATTTGCCATTATACGAAAGTTCTCCCTGAAGGTAGACCCCCGCAAATTTACGCAACTCATCATTCTGGCTGATTGTAGGACGGTTGGCACTATTCCCAAGTTCGTAGTAGTTAGGTACATCGAGCCCGGTAACGTTTGCAGCAAAAGCATTGATCTCCTGTTTATTATACTGAGTGCCAAGTGTTGCTACCAGTCGTAGTTTTTCAGTAAAACTTTTGTTGTAGTTAAGGTTGAAATAGGTATCAAACTCGCTGCGTTCAATCCGCTGCTCGGTAACACCGCCCACAACTGGGTTAGCACCCGCCAGATCATTCGGTGATCCGTCAAGATAGTCAACGATAGCGCCATAGCTCTTGATAGACTCATTGCGGTAGTTACCACCAATCTGCCAACTCGCCGTCAGTTCAGGTGTAATTTTATACTCCAGGTTTACGTTGCCATAGAGATTGTTACCCCTAATTTTTGTTGAGTTCTCGTTGATCGCCCACCAAGGATTCGTGGCATAAGGTGTGAAGTAATAGCTTGGGGAATTGAACGGATTATTTTTGTAGTCCTGCAGGTCCACGATACTTATGTCTCGTGGAATCTGCATCAAGTCCTGTGGCAGGGTAGAACCTTCGCCCGCGTCATCGCCCTGGCCGGTATTGACCGCATTTTGGTCTTTATTGACATAGTTGATTGCTATACGGGTACTAAATTTACCCGATTTTATGCCGCCATTAAAGGCAAGCGTGCGGCGCAGGTACTGGTCGGCCGTTGTAGGAATGACGCCGTCGCTATTCAGGTCAGTGAAGCTAAGTGCGAAATCCGAGAAATCGTTTCCGCCGGAGATAGAGAGGGCATTCGTGCGGGTGATGCCAGTGTCATAGAAATCCCTCACGTTATCTTCCAGTGCCACGTACGGCTTTATTTGCTGGGAATTGTTATAGACAGTACCCCACGGACGAATCTCACCGTTAAACGCGGGACCCCATGAGCCATTTTCATTACTTGGGCCGGAGCCTGTTGTAAGGGCAGAATATCCTAAGCCATTCCAGCCTTGGCCAAAACTATTTTGCGTGTGCGTCAGGCGCCCCACTTCGTTCATGTCGATGGAAGACACGAAGTCGATTTTAATTTTCTCCTGACGTTTTCCTTTTTTCGTCGTGATAATGATTACCCCGTTTCCAGCTCTTGAGCCATAAAGTGCCGAAGCCGCGGCACCCTTGAGGAATGTCATTGTCTCGATATTGTTAGGATCGATATCGTTTAGTCCAGAGCCCCCGTCGAACGAACGGGTCGTACCAGTAAAGCCGGTGAACGAGTTGTTAAGCGGAGATCCGTCGACGATAATCAGCGGGCTTGTTGAACCGGTGATCGATTTTATACCACGTACAAAAATCTTCGGTGAAGCACCCGGAATTCCCGGAGAGGTGATATCGGCACCTGCCACCTTTCCAGACAGCGTTTCTAATGGGTTACCGTTGGCAACCTGGGTAAGCTGCGCCGCGGTCACGGTTGTTGTCGCATACCCCAACGCCTTTTTTTCACGCTTGATGCCAAATGAGGTGACGACCACACCCTCCAGCTCTACTGCCGAATCGGCCAGTTTCACATTAAGGGTTGTCGAAGTCGCCTTCTGTGTCTGTGTCTGCATTCCGATAAATGAAAACACAAGCGTGTCGGTCGGCGCTGCGGAAATGGAGTACTTACCGTCGAGATCGGTTTGCGTGCCGGTCTGCGTGCCCTGGATGAGGACACTTACGCCCGGCATCGGCAATCCATTGCCGTCGGTAACAGTTCCCGTCACCGTCCTTTGCTGCGCTATCGCCACCTGGACGAAGAGCAGCAAGAGTAATGCTACGTAATTTGTTAGTCGAGATTTCATATTGTATGATTTAGTTATAAAACCAAATATATGAAATAATATGTTAAGAAAAAGAAGGGCTTAAGGCCGAAAGTATAAGAAAACCTTAAAAACTTTAGAAAATCGTCTTAAAACTTATATGCACGATCGAGTTTGATAGCCTGATTTGCTGCCCGTTAGCGGTGCCGTTCGCGTAGGTGATTCGCAAAAGGCCATTTCGTGTTAAAATCCCTGCACCAAGCCCGATTCCTAACAGTTTGCCGTTGTTTCCGGACGTTTCGTCTCGATAATACCCATAATCAAGAACAGAATGGAGGTATAACGACGACCCTACCGTATACCGATATTCGCTCAGTATGCTTGTAAACAGTTGTCCCTGAAGACTGTTTTCGTTAAACCCGCGTATCGAGTTGATGCCGCCGAACCGGTACAGTTCATTTAGGATGTAATTGCCGCTTTGAAGGAAGTAGTCCTGCGTTCGTATGAAAAGGCTGTTTTTCTCATTGAGATAAAAGGAATGAAATGCATCCAGCGTTACGAAATACTGCCCTTCGGTTGCGGTTTTGGATGCGCGCGAACCCGTTCCGGCCTTCAACTGCACCCGCGTCCGCTCGGGGAACAGGAAATCGGAGGTGCGCAAATCCAGGAACTCGAAGGAGGCTGTCAGGAAACGGTTATTGAAATCGCTGAGGGTACTTGTATTTTGGTTTTGGATGTCACTCGATTCGGCAGATTGGTAGCCGAGATAACCGCGGAGGTTGTGCCGGAAAAGATAGCCGGCTTCCAGCGAGGTTTTCGTCGTCTGGAAGGTGCTGTCCTGCCGAAAGATGTTCAGTGACATTCGCAATCCCAATCGTGAGCGGAAGATGTACGGCAATTCTAGCGAGGCATTGAACGTACGCTGCTGGTTGCCGTCGCTTTTCCAATACAACGCAAACTCCTCGCCCGAATTCAACAGGTTGGTCAGTTGCAGGTCGAGATAGCCATTGAAGCGTACGTTACGTTCCTCATCGTTCGAAAATCCCAGAAAGCCTTCGAATCGGTTCGCTTTCGCTTTTTCGACATACACATATACTTTCGTTGTGTCTTTCGCAAACAGGATTTCCGGATAGCGTGTCTGCGTCACGAAACGGAATTTATCAAACTCCGTTTTCAACGCAGCGAGGTTGTCGCGCGTCAGGGGTCTGTCGCGGAAGGTTCGTTCCACGCTGGCTTTATGTCCGGCCGGAAATTGATCATAGCCGTTGACGACAATGGCATTGACGCTTCGCCGATCGCCGCGGTCAATCCACAAATCGGCCGCCAGTGCGCTTCCTTCCCGCCGGAAATCGCGCAATTGCAAACGCGCTAAGGGGTAACCATTGCGTTCAAAGGCAGCGAGCCATTGTGTGAGGCGATTTTCCGATTCAGCAAATGGAACCGTTTCCTTTGCGATGAGGGGTAGGATATCACGAAGCGTTTCCCGTTCTGCCGCACCTATATATATAATGAGCGCTTTTGTGCGTGGCCCCAATCGAAATACAGCGCTTACCGCAGAGTCAGTCGGACGTGTCCGGCTTGCGATCTCATTTTCGATAAAACCGGCGCGGGTGAGCTGCTCCGATACCGTCTCGAGTTCCCGGTTTACCGAACGCAGATCAGGGTGCTGTTTCCGGTAGGAAATCGAATCGAGGGTGCGTTGCTCGTCGGGCGTATCGGTCGCCAGGGTGAGCGTTATCCGTTGCGCCGACGCGGGCAGCATAAGAAACAGGGCCGCAAAAAAGAAGAGTCGTCGCACGTAATACATTTGTATAGGAACGCAAGTTAACCCCTTTTTCATATACCGTTGACAATGCCGAAACACGACCTTGAAAATTAATGTTTTACCATTTGTTTCATTCAAAATTATCCTTACATTTGCAACCCCGTAAAATGGGGATTTTATAACCAATAGTAATTATTAGCAGTACATTATGCCAACAATTCAGCAATTAGTAAGAACCGGAAGGGCTCAGATGACTAAGAAGAGCAAATCGATTGCTTTGGATGCCTGCCCTCAAAGAAGGGGAGTTTGTACGCGTGTTTACACTACGACGCCTAAGAAGCCGAATTCCGCTATGCGTAAAGTAGCGCGGGTTCGTCTTACCAATGGTAACGAAGTGAACGCTTACATCCCTGGTGAAGGGCACAACCTCCAAGAGCACTCGATAGTATTAGTCAGGGGCGGAAGGGTAAAAGACCTGCCGGGAGTTCGTTATCACATCGTCCGTGGTGCACTTGATACATCAGGTGTAGCCGGCCGTACGCAACGTCGCTCCAAGTATGGTGCAAAACGCCCAAAAGAAGCTAAAAAGTAATTAACTAGTCTGAAGTCAAAAGTCTAAAGTCAAAAGTCTGAGACGACTTTTCCACTTTCCACTTTCCACTTTCGACAAAAAAGCAAAGAAATGAGAAAAAGACAGGCCAAAAAAAGACCTCTTTTACCAGATCCAAAGTTTAATGATCAGTTGGTCACCCGGTTCGTGAACAACCTCATGTGGGACGGTAAAAAATCCGTAGCCTTTACCGTTTTCTACGATGCACTTGATATCGTGGAAAGCAAGAAGAACAATGATGAGAAGACCGCACTCGACTTGTGGAAAGATGCTCTCAACAACGTCATGCCTCACGTAGAGGTGCGTAGCCGCCGTGTAGGTGGTGCGACGTTCCAGATCCCGATGCAGATTCGTCCGGACCGTAAAATTTCCGTAGCCATGAAGTGGCTGATCCTCTACGCACGTAGAAGAAACGAGAAGTCAATGGCCCAGAGATTGGCAAACGAGATCCTGGCCGCTGCCCGCGAGGAAGGCGCCGCTGTTAAGAAGCGTATGGATACGCACAAAATGGCGGAAGCAAACAAAGCATTCTCTCACTTTAGATTCTAATCACCCAAAATGGCAAGAGACTTAAATTACACCAGGAATATCGGGATCGCCGCCCACATCGACGCCGGAAAGACGACGACGACGGAGCGTATCCTTTTTTACACCGGTAAATCACATAAAATCGGAGAGGTGCACGATGGTGCCGCAACGATGGACTGGATGGCGCAGGAGCAGGAGCGTGGTATCACGATCACCTCTGCTGCGACTACCTGCGAATGGACGTTCCCAACCCAACAGGGCAAACCAACTCCAGACGCAAAATCGTACCACTTCAACATCATCGATACCCCGGGTCACGTTGACTTCACCGTAGAGGTGAACCGTTCGCTTCGCGTTCTCGACGGACTCGTATTCCTTTTCTCTGCGGTTGACGGCGTTGAGCCACAGTCGGAGACGAACTGGAGGCTTGCTGACAACTATAAAGTGCCTCGTATGGGCTTCGTCAACAAGATGGACCGTCAGGGATCGAACTTCCAGGCTGTGTGCCAACAGGTACGCGACATGTTGAAATCGAACGCCGTGCCAATCGTTCTTCCGATTGGTGATGAGGAAGATTTCAAAGGTGTGGTGGATCTTGTGAAAAACCAGGCAATCGTTTGGCATGAGCACACCCAAGGGGCTACTTTCGACGTGATCGAAATCCCTGAGGACCTGAAAGCAGAAGCACACGAACTTCGTGCGCAACTGATCGAGGCCGTTGCCGAGTATGACGAAAACCTGATGGAGAAATTCTTCGAAGACGAAAACTCCATTACCGAAGACGAGATCAACGCAGCACTTCGCAAAGCGACCATCGATATGTCGATCATCCCGATGCTGTGTGGTTCTTCTTTCAAAAACAAAGGAGTTCAGTTCATGCTGGATGCGGTTTGTAAATACCTTC
This genomic interval from Flavobacterium sp. HJ-32-4 contains the following:
- a CDS encoding SusC/RagA family TonB-linked outer membrane protein, translated to MKSRLTNYVALLLLLFVQVAIAQQRTVTGTVTDGNGLPMPGVSVLIQGTQTGTQTDLDGKYSISAAPTDTLVFSFIGMQTQTQKATSTTLNVKLADSAVELEGVVVTSFGIKREKKALGYATTTVTAAQLTQVANGNPLETLSGKVAGADITSPGIPGASPKIFVRGIKSITGSTSPLIIVDGSPLNNSFTGFTGTTRSFDGGSGLNDIDPNNIETMTFLKGAAASALYGSRAGNGVIIITTKKGKRQEKIKIDFVSSIDMNEVGRLTHTQNSFGQGWNGLGYSALTTGSGPSNENGSWGPAFNGEIRPWGTVYNNSQQIKPYVALEDNVRDFYDTGITRTNALSISGGNDFSDFALSFTDLNSDGVIPTTADQYLRRTLAFNGGIKSGKFSTRIAINYVNKDQNAVNTGQGDDAGEGSTLPQDLMQIPRDISIVDLQDYKNNPFNSPSYYFTPYATNPWWAINENSTKIRGNNLYGNVNLEYKITPELTASWQIGGNYRNESIKSYGAIVDYLDGSPNDLAGANPVVGGVTEQRIERSEFDTYFNLNYNKSFTEKLRLVATLGTQYNKQEINAFAANVTGLDVPNYYELGNSANRPTISQNDELRKFAGVYLQGELSYNGKYFLTASVRRDITSTLPASDNVYYYPSVSLSGIFYEKGNDFVKLRAAMSGVANDTSAYQTLSTLNVGTAAAYFGSLVAPLGGVNFYELSSNLGNNRLKPEKTTEFEFGVESALFSNRLTLDLSVYYNKTKGLLSRLPVDPSTGYTTQTVNLGDLQNKGVELALGFTPLKTADFEWTVNYTFTKNLNEVTRIDGDAKVLINNAYGVNMYAEEGQPIGTFYVRTPVKNDAGQYVVNPDTGYYTVSEEENRVGNIQRDFVMGLQTTLRYKAFALAMAFDWKQGGEMYSYTRRLNDFVGNGIMTTYNDRNPFIIPNSVVDNGDGTYSENTTPISFENITNYWGNTTNNPGIEQGHIIDRTFVRMRDVSLYYTFPAKITDKLGITRLQLGIYGKNLFLWTPDGNSYVDPEVSTFGNGVTSEFGEFGSLPSQRAYGATLKLSF
- the rpsL gene encoding 30S ribosomal protein S12, with amino-acid sequence MPTIQQLVRTGRAQMTKKSKSIALDACPQRRGVCTRVYTTTPKKPNSAMRKVARVRLTNGNEVNAYIPGEGHNLQEHSIVLVRGGRVKDLPGVRYHIVRGALDTSGVAGRTQRRSKYGAKRPKEAKK
- the rpsG gene encoding 30S ribosomal protein S7 is translated as MRKRQAKKRPLLPDPKFNDQLVTRFVNNLMWDGKKSVAFTVFYDALDIVESKKNNDEKTALDLWKDALNNVMPHVEVRSRRVGGATFQIPMQIRPDRKISVAMKWLILYARRRNEKSMAQRLANEILAAAREEGAAVKKRMDTHKMAEANKAFSHFRF